The Candidatus Koribacter versatilis Ellin345 genome has a segment encoding these proteins:
- a CDS encoding ComEA family DNA-binding protein: MKKNLVRIFALAVVALVASLGFAQSGGNPTTAKSQASSAPDKSTAKIDINSATGDELATLPGIGPATAQKIIAGRPYHTKTDLKNQKIVNGPTYDKIKDQIIAKQGDKTK, translated from the coding sequence GTGAAAAAAAACCTTGTTCGGATTTTTGCGCTCGCAGTCGTCGCGCTCGTCGCTTCGCTCGGATTTGCGCAAAGCGGCGGGAATCCGACTACCGCCAAATCTCAAGCCAGTTCAGCTCCTGACAAGAGCACTGCAAAAATTGATATCAACTCCGCAACCGGCGATGAGTTAGCTACTCTGCCCGGTATCGGTCCGGCCACCGCTCAGAAGATCATTGCTGGTCGTCCGTACCATACCAAGACTGATCTGAAGAACCAGAAGATTGTGAACGGTCCCACCTACGACAAGATCAAGGATCAGATCATCGCGAAGCAGGGCGATAAGACGAAATAA
- a CDS encoding aryl-sulfate sulfotransferase, with amino-acid sequence MKATVPARSRSHFHRIFVSVSASALLIGLAGCGSTSARVSDSSVDFGQVAMGTQVRRIAVNVTASGDNDVTVAPKLSGSGDFSIAPDVGCGTKLASHGTCSVVVVFTPTSTDSATATLDLGLSVNDQQISLTGSGVQLTPGQSLVTATDSPLVALYTYAPQGSGDVHIEFGPDTNYGLETSAVTPSAGSPVTIYVAGMRANSTYHMRARTSGGETAMDQTFTTTKITSGTLPPITATSSGTPQSGIEFLNPGFSTASTNFIEAYAVDLEGNVVWAYDYPERTTNALLQSFHVLPDGNILALIGTSSAVAPKSGDPILLREFNLGGVPVRDVTLDQINAQLSGISLVDLHHAVTVLPNGHWLALANAYKSFDGLPGQGDGTKVLGDVIVDVDPSGKVVWTWSEFDTLDVKRAPDGYPDWTHSNAIVYEPDDGNLLVSIRHQNWVVKVDYRNGAGTGKILWRLGYQGDFKLVNGTEPQDWFFGSHQPQFVSSSTAAMFDLTLMDNGYNRQLTPGAACTGTGCYTAIPIYHVDEAAKTATILWRDAIDPSKFSVWGGGTTVLDNGNLEFDLCALGNDSEVDEVTVTGTPQTVWTLKVTGQNLYRANRMPSLYPGVQW; translated from the coding sequence ATGAAAGCCACTGTTCCCGCTCGAAGCCGCTCGCACTTCCATCGCATTTTTGTTTCGGTTTCCGCGTCAGCACTTTTGATTGGGCTTGCCGGGTGCGGCAGCACTTCAGCTCGCGTGAGCGATTCATCGGTGGACTTCGGCCAGGTGGCGATGGGAACGCAAGTGCGAAGGATCGCGGTGAATGTGACCGCATCCGGCGACAACGACGTTACGGTTGCGCCGAAACTCAGCGGGTCGGGAGATTTCTCCATCGCTCCGGACGTGGGATGCGGGACAAAGCTGGCTTCCCATGGAACGTGCTCGGTGGTCGTGGTATTCACACCAACGAGTACCGACAGCGCGACGGCGACCCTGGATTTGGGGTTGTCGGTGAATGACCAACAGATATCGCTCACCGGCAGCGGCGTACAACTCACACCGGGACAGAGCCTGGTCACTGCGACCGACAGTCCTCTGGTAGCGCTCTATACGTATGCGCCGCAGGGTTCGGGTGACGTGCACATCGAGTTCGGTCCGGACACCAATTACGGGCTGGAGACTTCGGCGGTGACGCCCAGCGCAGGCTCTCCCGTGACGATCTATGTCGCCGGGATGCGTGCGAACTCGACGTATCACATGCGCGCTCGGACGAGCGGCGGCGAAACGGCGATGGACCAGACATTCACGACCACGAAGATCACCAGCGGTACGCTGCCGCCGATCACCGCAACGAGCAGTGGAACACCGCAGTCAGGGATCGAGTTCCTGAATCCGGGATTCAGCACGGCGAGCACTAACTTTATCGAGGCGTACGCGGTTGATCTGGAGGGCAACGTCGTTTGGGCGTATGACTATCCCGAACGTACGACCAATGCACTGCTGCAATCCTTCCACGTGTTGCCGGACGGCAACATTCTCGCGCTGATTGGGACGAGTTCGGCTGTGGCACCAAAATCGGGTGATCCCATCCTGCTCCGCGAATTCAATCTTGGCGGCGTGCCGGTACGCGATGTGACGCTGGATCAAATCAACGCGCAGCTGTCGGGAATCAGCCTGGTGGATTTGCATCACGCGGTGACCGTGCTACCAAACGGACACTGGCTGGCGCTCGCCAATGCCTACAAAAGCTTCGACGGCTTGCCCGGGCAGGGCGATGGAACGAAGGTTCTCGGCGACGTGATTGTGGACGTGGACCCGAGCGGCAAGGTCGTGTGGACGTGGAGCGAGTTCGATACGCTCGACGTGAAACGCGCGCCCGATGGTTATCCGGATTGGACGCACAGCAACGCAATTGTTTATGAGCCGGATGACGGCAATCTTCTGGTGTCGATTCGCCACCAGAATTGGGTTGTGAAGGTGGATTATCGGAACGGTGCGGGCACGGGAAAAATTCTGTGGCGGCTTGGATATCAGGGCGACTTCAAGCTGGTTAATGGGACCGAGCCGCAGGATTGGTTTTTCGGGTCGCACCAGCCGCAGTTTGTGAGTTCGTCCACGGCGGCCATGTTCGACCTCACCTTGATGGACAACGGCTACAATCGGCAGCTCACGCCGGGGGCCGCATGCACTGGTACAGGCTGCTACACGGCAATCCCGATCTATCACGTGGACGAAGCTGCTAAGACGGCGACGATCTTGTGGCGCGACGCGATCGATCCATCGAAGTTCTCTGTGTGGGGCGGCGGAACAACCGTACTCGATAATGGAAATCTTGAGTTCGATCTCTGCGCGTTGGGCAACGACTCCGAGGTAGACGAGGTCACCGTGACCGGTACGCCACAGACGGTGTGGACATTGAAAGTCACCGGACAGAATCTCTACCGGGCGAACCGGATGCCGAGCTTGTATCCGGGGGTGCAGTGGTAG
- a CDS encoding LysE family translocator: MDFHLYMAFVFTSAIVICTPGPTVLLVIADALAHHKRHAWSTVLGVGSGDLVGMSASLAGAGALLRASATAFDVLKIIGGAYLLYLGLRSILSARTQSTMAHEEAAIAQVQSSKSRFVTAFTVTVTNPKLILFFVAFVPQFIATTHSFVQQSAIYIATFDIMAMINATLYAFAARSVGAKLESRENRVRVSYASGGILIAAGIVVLALRYR; the protein is encoded by the coding sequence ATGGATTTTCATCTGTACATGGCGTTCGTATTCACGAGCGCCATTGTTATTTGCACGCCCGGTCCCACCGTCCTATTGGTGATCGCCGACGCTCTCGCGCATCATAAGCGCCATGCCTGGAGCACCGTCCTCGGTGTGGGCTCGGGCGACCTGGTAGGAATGTCGGCGTCGCTCGCCGGTGCGGGCGCTCTCCTGCGTGCCTCGGCAACGGCATTCGATGTCCTCAAGATCATCGGCGGCGCCTACCTGTTGTACTTGGGATTACGATCGATTCTCTCGGCGCGCACCCAGTCCACCATGGCCCACGAAGAAGCCGCAATTGCCCAGGTCCAATCGAGCAAATCGCGCTTCGTCACCGCCTTCACTGTTACGGTTACGAATCCCAAGCTCATCCTGTTCTTCGTTGCCTTCGTACCGCAATTCATCGCGACGACGCACTCCTTCGTTCAGCAATCCGCGATCTACATCGCTACCTTCGACATCATGGCGATGATCAATGCGACGCTTTACGCGTTCGCTGCGCGCTCTGTCGGCGCCAAGTTGGAAAGTCGGGAGAACCGGGTCAGGGTGAGTTATGCCAGCGGCGGCATTTTGATCGCCGCCGGCATCGTTGTGCTTGCGTTGCGTTATCGCTAG
- a CDS encoding DNA translocase FtsK, whose translation MTLLARATTPTSNKRLNELVGLLIFLSSILLALSLVSYHPGDPSLNTSSSAQGGREVANWIGMAGAFVADLALQTIGIAVFLVPVFMVMFAVRWFRSRTIASPVSKLSGVLSMVVFSSAFLGLLPWHWHWARGAGIEGLMGRIVADAMIHYLNLVGAYIVCIAAIVTATYLSTAFSVAELHIWSQTRFAFAYAWWDRFQDWKKERENKKAADALAKKREQKPVVTAQLVPAKGRLDEMPQPVARVAPPQAAVMARPAVPVAAGGSKPKSGIEKMLEEDGVVEEPKSAKKPIAASVTPAIPAEDMDDDDAETIAVGPRADALQKPKTTMPKIAGTFKLPSSALLRRPDEQQQIDEEELKELAQVLVEKCAEFGVHGQITQINPGPVVTTFEFKPEAGIKYSRITGLAEDLCLAMKAESILIERMAGKSTVGIQVPNHQRETIFLREVVESNEFIGGKSKTTLALGKDINGRIVCAELNGMPHLLIAGSTGSGKSVAINAFIMSVLYKSTPEQVRLILVDPKRLELGNYEGVPHLYTPIITEPKLASNALKNAVREMERRLKVLAEKGVRNIDQYNKLFEGNATPSLFEDGETEHKPLPYIVIIIDELADLMMLDGANVEESITRLAQMARAVGIHLVLATQRPSVDVITGLIKANFPSRMSFRVATKIDSRTILDGNGAEQLLGRGDMLYLPSGSARVQRVHAPFVTEKEIEAVVEFWKAQGTAQYEQKFLQAPKEEGNSVMGEGGAGGDGELEGDPMYQDAVKLVLEFGKASTSLLQRRLRVGYGRAAHLIDLMEQDGIVGAADGPKPREVLKRPDWLNEVEESLR comes from the coding sequence ATGACCCTTCTTGCCCGAGCGACTACCCCTACTTCCAATAAGCGGCTGAACGAGCTCGTTGGGCTGCTGATTTTTCTTTCCTCCATTTTGCTGGCACTGTCGCTGGTGTCCTATCATCCGGGCGATCCATCGCTGAACACCTCGTCCTCCGCCCAGGGCGGCCGCGAAGTCGCCAACTGGATCGGCATGGCCGGCGCGTTCGTCGCCGACCTCGCACTGCAAACGATCGGCATCGCGGTGTTCCTCGTGCCGGTGTTTATGGTGATGTTTGCCGTGCGCTGGTTCCGTTCGCGGACAATCGCCTCGCCCGTCAGCAAGCTTTCCGGCGTGCTGTCGATGGTCGTATTCTCGAGCGCGTTTCTCGGACTGCTGCCGTGGCACTGGCACTGGGCGCGCGGCGCGGGCATTGAAGGCCTCATGGGCCGCATCGTCGCCGACGCGATGATTCATTACCTCAATCTGGTTGGCGCATACATCGTTTGCATCGCCGCGATTGTCACCGCGACGTATCTTTCTACAGCGTTCTCCGTCGCCGAACTCCACATCTGGTCGCAGACGCGCTTCGCGTTCGCCTATGCGTGGTGGGACCGCTTCCAGGATTGGAAGAAAGAGCGCGAGAATAAGAAGGCCGCAGACGCGCTGGCAAAGAAGCGTGAACAGAAACCCGTTGTTACAGCTCAGCTCGTTCCAGCAAAGGGCCGCCTCGACGAGATGCCGCAACCCGTGGCGCGCGTAGCTCCGCCGCAGGCAGCAGTAATGGCGCGACCTGCTGTACCGGTCGCAGCTGGCGGATCGAAGCCGAAGTCTGGCATTGAAAAAATGCTCGAAGAGGATGGAGTCGTAGAAGAACCGAAGTCCGCGAAGAAGCCGATTGCCGCTTCAGTCACCCCGGCAATTCCCGCCGAGGATATGGACGACGACGATGCCGAAACCATTGCTGTTGGTCCCCGCGCTGATGCGCTGCAGAAGCCCAAGACCACGATGCCGAAGATTGCCGGTACCTTCAAGCTGCCGTCGTCCGCGTTGTTGCGCCGCCCCGACGAGCAGCAGCAGATTGACGAAGAAGAACTGAAGGAGCTCGCGCAAGTGCTGGTCGAGAAGTGCGCCGAATTCGGCGTCCACGGCCAGATTACGCAGATTAACCCCGGCCCGGTTGTCACGACGTTCGAGTTCAAGCCGGAAGCAGGAATCAAATACAGCCGCATCACCGGCCTCGCCGAAGACCTTTGCCTCGCGATGAAGGCCGAGAGCATCCTCATCGAGCGCATGGCGGGCAAGAGCACGGTCGGTATCCAGGTGCCGAACCATCAGCGCGAGACCATCTTCCTTCGCGAAGTCGTCGAGTCCAACGAGTTCATCGGCGGCAAGAGCAAGACCACGCTGGCGCTCGGCAAAGATATCAACGGCCGGATTGTTTGTGCGGAGCTCAACGGAATGCCGCACCTGCTAATTGCCGGTTCCACCGGCTCGGGCAAGTCGGTGGCGATCAACGCCTTCATCATGTCGGTGCTCTACAAGTCCACGCCCGAACAGGTCCGCCTGATCCTCGTGGATCCGAAACGACTGGAACTCGGCAACTATGAAGGCGTGCCGCACCTCTACACACCGATCATTACCGAACCCAAGTTGGCTTCGAACGCGCTGAAGAACGCAGTACGCGAGATGGAGCGCCGTCTGAAGGTGCTTGCAGAAAAAGGCGTGCGCAATATCGATCAGTACAACAAGCTCTTCGAAGGCAACGCAACGCCGAGTCTCTTTGAAGACGGCGAGACCGAACACAAGCCGCTGCCGTACATTGTCATCATCATCGACGAGTTGGCCGACCTCATGATGCTCGACGGAGCCAACGTCGAAGAGTCCATCACGCGACTCGCACAGATGGCCCGCGCCGTCGGCATTCACCTCGTGCTCGCCACGCAGCGCCCGTCGGTGGATGTCATCACCGGCTTGATCAAGGCGAACTTCCCGTCGCGTATGAGCTTCCGCGTGGCCACCAAGATCGATTCGCGCACCATTCTTGACGGCAACGGCGCCGAACAACTTCTCGGCCGCGGGGACATGCTTTACCTGCCCTCGGGTTCGGCCCGCGTACAGCGCGTGCACGCGCCGTTCGTCACCGAGAAGGAAATCGAAGCCGTAGTGGAGTTCTGGAAGGCGCAGGGTACCGCGCAGTATGAACAGAAGTTCCTCCAGGCCCCGAAGGAAGAAGGGAACAGCGTGATGGGCGAAGGCGGTGCCGGTGGTGATGGCGAACTCGAGGGCGATCCGATGTACCAGGACGCCGTCAAACTCGTCCTTGAATTCGGCAAGGCCTCCACATCACTCTTGCAGCGTCGTCTCCGTGTCGGCTATGGCCGCGCCGCGCACCTCATCGACCTCATGGAACAGGATGGCATCGTCGGCGCAGCGGATGGCCCGAAGCCACGCGAGGTCCTGAAACGTCCAGATTGGCTCAACGAAGTTGAAGAGAGTTTGCGGTAA
- a CDS encoding DUF3999 family protein, producing the protein MIIRRICGVALLFFAGAAFAADAKPQYFTNVRDAHAAPGTNYVAMDADMWAHTRVDLGDIRLYNGTKEVPYALREQGSAEYSEQHAVRVLNKGVVPDATVFDLDMQGVDQYDQVTLQVNQKDFNTEVRVFGSNDIEGKNAIKLAVAPIFDFSKQKLGSNLTIQLPPSTFRYLHLTIPGLLANSGHTIMPEHITGATASNTNRTTAIWDAVGVSILRGQNPHESVFEIEVPKGVPLDRLQFAMPGERVNFRRNVTVEARRDDKRLKPDEGWEAVAGGEISRVRWVGGNIHEELEIATHDTRAMHWRVTVQNGDDPPLPVQVTAQTVERRIYFDPQGTSIVRVYYGDEQVPAPVYDYAKFFRDADAKKATEAKLGPAMDNPEFASRPDERAWTERNGWVLWTAMVAAVLGIGIVALRGLKRA; encoded by the coding sequence ATGATTATCCGACGAATCTGTGGAGTTGCACTTCTTTTCTTTGCAGGTGCGGCGTTTGCGGCAGATGCCAAGCCGCAGTACTTCACCAATGTGCGCGACGCCCATGCAGCCCCTGGCACGAATTACGTCGCAATGGACGCCGATATGTGGGCGCATACCCGCGTCGACCTTGGGGATATCCGACTCTACAACGGCACCAAGGAGGTGCCGTATGCGTTGCGCGAGCAGGGGAGCGCGGAGTACAGCGAGCAGCATGCGGTGAGGGTGCTGAATAAGGGCGTGGTGCCGGATGCAACGGTGTTTGATTTGGACATGCAGGGCGTTGACCAGTACGACCAAGTCACGCTGCAGGTGAATCAGAAGGATTTCAACACCGAAGTTCGCGTCTTCGGAAGTAACGATATCGAAGGCAAGAATGCGATCAAACTCGCAGTCGCACCGATCTTCGATTTCTCAAAACAGAAGCTTGGATCGAATTTGACGATCCAATTACCCCCTTCCACCTTCCGATACCTTCATCTCACGATTCCAGGTTTGCTCGCCAACAGCGGGCACACAATCATGCCAGAACATATAACTGGCGCGACGGCCAGCAACACGAATCGCACAACGGCGATCTGGGACGCCGTGGGAGTGAGCATCTTACGTGGGCAGAATCCGCATGAGAGTGTGTTTGAAATCGAGGTACCGAAGGGCGTGCCGCTCGACCGGCTTCAGTTCGCGATGCCGGGTGAGCGGGTGAACTTCCGGCGCAACGTGACGGTGGAGGCGCGCAGGGACGACAAGAGATTGAAGCCGGACGAAGGATGGGAAGCCGTGGCCGGTGGCGAGATTTCTCGCGTTCGATGGGTAGGTGGGAATATTCACGAGGAACTTGAGATTGCGACGCATGACACCCGCGCGATGCACTGGAGAGTGACAGTGCAGAATGGCGACGATCCGCCGCTTCCGGTGCAAGTGACGGCGCAAACGGTGGAGCGTCGGATTTACTTCGATCCGCAGGGCACGAGCATTGTGCGGGTGTATTACGGGGATGAGCAGGTCCCCGCGCCGGTGTATGACTATGCGAAGTTCTTTCGCGACGCTGATGCAAAGAAGGCCACGGAAGCGAAGCTTGGGCCGGCGATGGACAATCCGGAATTTGCAAGCCGGCCGGATGAGCGTGCGTGGACGGAGCGGAATGGCTGGGTGCTGTGGACGGCGATGGTGGCGGCGGTGCTGGGGATTGGGATTGTTGCGCTCAGAGGGTTGAAGCGGGCATAG
- a CDS encoding thiazole synthase, giving the protein MDSFVIAGKAFSSRLIVGTGKYKSGQETARAIAASGAEMVTVAVRRVNLDRSKESLLDFIDPKKYFLLPNTAGCYTADEAIRAARLGREVGLSDWVKIEVIGDQKTLFPDVQATIEATRVLVKEGFTVLPYTSDDPVVALRLLDAGASAIMPLGAPIGSGLGIQNKASMAILREMITTVPLIVDAGVGTASDATIALELGADAVLMNTGIAGADDPVLMAEAMKNAVIAGRQAYLAGRMQKKLYATASSPLEGVSR; this is encoded by the coding sequence ATGGATTCCTTCGTCATTGCAGGCAAAGCGTTCTCTTCCCGATTGATCGTTGGCACAGGCAAATACAAGAGCGGTCAGGAAACGGCTCGCGCCATTGCGGCCAGCGGCGCCGAGATGGTTACCGTCGCGGTGCGTCGTGTGAACCTCGATCGCAGCAAAGAGTCGCTGCTCGACTTTATTGACCCGAAGAAGTACTTCCTGCTGCCGAACACTGCGGGCTGCTACACCGCTGATGAGGCCATTCGTGCCGCACGGCTCGGACGCGAAGTGGGGCTTAGCGATTGGGTGAAGATCGAAGTCATCGGCGACCAGAAGACGCTCTTCCCCGACGTGCAGGCGACCATCGAAGCGACGCGTGTGCTGGTGAAGGAAGGCTTTACCGTCCTGCCTTACACCTCGGATGATCCGGTGGTTGCGCTGCGGCTGCTCGACGCTGGAGCGTCGGCGATTATGCCCTTGGGCGCGCCGATTGGCAGCGGGCTGGGGATCCAAAACAAAGCGAGCATGGCGATCCTTCGCGAAATGATCACGACCGTTCCGCTGATCGTGGATGCGGGCGTCGGTACCGCCAGTGATGCGACCATCGCGCTGGAACTTGGTGCGGATGCGGTACTGATGAATACCGGTATCGCCGGGGCGGATGACCCGGTGCTAATGGCGGAAGCGATGAAGAACGCGGTCATCGCAGGACGGCAGGCTTATCTCGCAGGCCGGATGCAGAAGAAACTCTACGCGACGGCGAGTTCTCCGCTGGAAGGCGTTTCGCGCTAG